One Candidatus Sulfurimonas baltica DNA segment encodes these proteins:
- the rplS gene encoding 50S ribosomal protein L19, which produces MRNKYIENFEKAQTAEKTIPEFRAGDTLRLAVTIKEGDKTRVQNYEGVCIAKRGQGTGQTITVRKIGANSIGIERIFPLYSDSINEIMVVRRGRVRRAKLFYLRDLAGKKARIKELRRK; this is translated from the coding sequence ATGAGAAATAAGTATATAGAAAACTTTGAAAAAGCGCAAACAGCTGAGAAAACTATTCCAGAATTTCGTGCTGGTGATACTCTTCGTTTAGCGGTAACAATTAAAGAAGGTGACAAAACTCGTGTACAAAATTACGAGGGTGTTTGTATAGCAAAAAGAGGTCAAGGTACTGGTCAAACTATAACAGTTCGTAAAATTGGAGCTAATAGTATTGGTATCGAGAGAATCTTCCCACTTTACAGTGATTCAATTAACGAAATAATGGTTGTTCGTAGAGGACGTGTTCGTCGTGCTAAACTATTTTATCTTCGTGACCTTGCTGGTAAAAAAGCTCGTATCAAAGAACTTAGAAGAAAATAA
- the trmD gene encoding tRNA (guanosine(37)-N1)-methyltransferase TrmD, producing the protein MKLTFVTLFQNIVEGYFQDSILKRAIEKDILHVEYVNPRDFSNSKHNKVDDTAVGGGAGMVMYPQPLYDTLDALKFEDEDVHVVFLTPVAKPFKQNDAKRLAKKSHIAFVSGRYEGIDERVIEKYADEVFSIGDYILTGGELASLVMCDAIARNVDGVLGNSDSLTTESFETPLLEAPSFSKPKDYQENCVPSEYLKGNHSRIRSLKLVLSECKTKFFRPEQLLKHRTRKSYEK; encoded by the coding sequence ATGAAACTTACTTTTGTAACTCTATTTCAAAATATTGTAGAGGGCTATTTTCAAGACTCTATACTTAAGCGTGCAATCGAAAAAGATATTTTACATGTAGAGTATGTTAATCCAAGAGATTTCAGTAATTCAAAACACAATAAAGTAGATGACACAGCAGTTGGTGGTGGGGCTGGAATGGTTATGTACCCACAACCTCTATATGACACGCTTGATGCTTTAAAATTTGAAGATGAAGATGTACATGTAGTTTTTTTAACACCAGTAGCAAAGCCTTTTAAGCAAAATGATGCAAAAAGATTAGCAAAAAAATCCCATATAGCTTTTGTGAGTGGAAGATATGAGGGAATTGATGAAAGAGTTATTGAAAAGTATGCTGATGAAGTTTTTTCAATAGGGGACTACATTTTAACTGGTGGAGAGTTGGCATCACTTGTAATGTGTGATGCAATAGCAAGAAATGTGGATGGAGTGCTTGGAAATAGTGATTCTTTAACAACTGAGAGCTTTGAAACACCATTATTGGAAGCACCATCTTTCTCTAAACCAAAAGATTATCAAGAAAATTGTGTTCCATCAGAATATTTAAAGGGAAATCATAGTAGAATTCGCTCACTTAAATTAGTTCTGTCTGAATGTAAAACTAAATTCTTCAGACCAGAGCAGCTTTTAAAGCATAGAACAAGGAAATCTTATGAGAAATAA
- the rimM gene encoding ribosome maturation factor RimM (Essential for efficient processing of 16S rRNA) produces the protein MSKQFKEQLLHIATIGKTVGIHGDMKLHTDTDFPEQFQNGATFFTNLKKDITLSEVNLERGTIKIAGINSIEDAKKYTNAKLFTTREETRKNCHLEDGEYFWFDLEDCEVYEDGKLLGIVNEVERISISNYLNVKTDDILVKTGSAKSFLIPFQEPFKVNVDIDKKIITVKGAMDILEAS, from the coding sequence ATGTCGAAGCAGTTTAAAGAACAACTTCTTCATATCGCTACTATCGGCAAGACTGTCGGTATACATGGTGATATGAAACTACATACAGACACAGATTTCCCAGAACAGTTTCAAAATGGAGCAACTTTTTTTACAAATTTAAAAAAAGATATAACGCTGAGTGAAGTAAACCTTGAGAGAGGTACTATTAAAATAGCAGGGATTAACTCTATTGAAGATGCTAAAAAATACACTAATGCAAAACTATTTACAACAAGAGAAGAGACAAGAAAAAATTGTCATCTAGAAGATGGAGAATACTTTTGGTTCGATCTTGAAGATTGTGAAGTTTATGAAGATGGTAAACTCTTAGGAATTGTTAACGAAGTAGAAAGAATTAGTATAAGTAATTACCTCAATGTAAAGACTGATGATATTTTAGTTAAAACAGGTAGTGCAAAAAGTTTTTTAATTCCATTCCAAGAGCCATTTAAAGTTAATGTAGATATAGATAAGAAAATTATCACTGTCAAAGGTGCTATGGATATTTTAGAAGCTTCATAA
- a CDS encoding KH domain-containing protein has protein sequence MIADFVAQFAKLIASNPDDVRVEVKDGDEITEILLYANQADIGKLIGKEGKMIGAIKTVISGCKAKDGVSYRINVEAV, from the coding sequence ATGATAGCTGACTTTGTCGCACAATTTGCAAAGCTTATAGCATCTAATCCAGATGACGTAAGAGTTGAAGTGAAGGATGGCGACGAAATTACTGAAATTCTACTCTATGCTAATCAAGCTGACATTGGTAAGCTTATTGGCAAAGAGGGCAAGATGATTGGTGCGATTAAAACTGTAATCTCTGGCTGTAAAGCTAAAGATGGCGTAAGCTACCGTATCAATGTCGAAGCAGTTTAA
- the rpsP gene encoding 30S ribosomal protein S16, which yields MATVIRLTRMGRKKQPFYRIAVTDSRKRRDGGWIELIGHHNPMVAEKTTVVDNERLDYWLSVGAQMSSRVKKITGR from the coding sequence ATGGCAACAGTAATTCGCCTAACTAGAATGGGAAGAAAAAAACAACCTTTTTACCGTATCGCGGTAACAGATTCACGTAAACGTAGAGATGGAGGTTGGATTGAGCTAATCGGTCACCACAACCCTATGGTTGCTGAAAAAACTACAGTTGTAGATAATGAAAGACTAGATTACTGGTTGAGCGTTGGTGCTCAAATGAGTAGTCGTGTTAAAAAGATAACTGGTCGCTAA